A genomic window from Microvirga sp. TS319 includes:
- the lpxK gene encoding tetraacyldisaccharide 4'-kinase, whose product MRAPAFWWLPRSSFMANLLRPAASVYGAIAGHRMRQHGERAALPVVCIGNFTAGGAGKTPTALAVAEILDAAGESPAFLSRGYGGNLRGPVQVQPQHKAGDVGDEPLLLAAMAPAIISADRPAGARLAHEIGATVLIMDDGLQNPSLRKDCTIAVVDGVTGIGNGLPLPAGPLRAPMPAQWPAVDAVLVIGTGAGGTSVADLAHHWGKRVFSGHLAPGRALADALRGRRVLAFAGIGRPEKFFETLRACGAILEETRAFPDHHPYTLADLDELRRQAASRGLQAITTEKDFVRIAGLNGPGAWTDLMVLPVRLHLHDENGLRNFILRKIGDRRLSRP is encoded by the coding sequence ATGCGTGCGCCAGCCTTCTGGTGGCTGCCCCGCTCCTCCTTCATGGCGAACCTTCTGCGTCCGGCCGCGTCGGTCTACGGTGCCATTGCGGGCCACCGGATGCGGCAGCACGGCGAACGCGCCGCCCTCCCCGTCGTCTGCATCGGCAATTTCACGGCCGGAGGCGCCGGCAAGACGCCCACGGCCCTCGCCGTCGCGGAGATCCTCGACGCGGCGGGCGAAAGCCCCGCCTTCCTGTCGCGCGGATATGGCGGCAATCTTCGCGGCCCAGTGCAGGTGCAGCCGCAACACAAGGCCGGTGACGTGGGGGACGAGCCCCTTCTTCTGGCCGCCATGGCGCCTGCCATCATATCGGCGGACCGTCCGGCGGGCGCACGCCTCGCCCATGAGATCGGAGCCACGGTGCTGATCATGGATGACGGCCTGCAGAATCCGTCGCTCCGGAAGGACTGCACCATCGCGGTCGTCGATGGGGTCACGGGAATCGGCAACGGTTTGCCCCTGCCCGCAGGGCCCTTGCGCGCGCCGATGCCGGCGCAATGGCCCGCCGTCGATGCGGTGCTCGTGATCGGCACCGGCGCGGGCGGGACAAGCGTGGCGGATCTGGCGCATCACTGGGGCAAGCGTGTCTTCAGCGGCCATCTCGCTCCCGGCCGGGCGCTTGCCGACGCGCTCCGGGGTCGGAGGGTCCTGGCCTTTGCGGGCATCGGACGTCCGGAGAAATTCTTCGAAACCTTGCGCGCCTGCGGTGCGATCCTCGAGGAGACGCGCGCCTTTCCGGACCATCACCCCTACACTCTCGCCGATCTCGACGAACTTCGCCGGCAGGCTGCATCCCGCGGGCTTCAGGCCATCACGACCGAGAAGGATTTCGTGCGCATCGCCGGCCTGAACGGCCCGGGAGCCTGGACCGACCTGATGGTTCTGCCCGTGCGGCTTCACCTTCACGACGAGAACGGACTGCGCAATTTCATCCTGCGCAAGATCGGCGACAGGCGCCTGTCGCGTCCTTGA
- a CDS encoding DUF2093 domain-containing protein, protein MMNKHERGGGEAVVQYLDSNLRIIKPGAFVRCAVTGKPIPLDELKYWSVELQEAYASPEVVMMRITGKTLPGKG, encoded by the coding sequence ATGATGAACAAGCACGAGCGCGGTGGCGGTGAGGCCGTCGTGCAATATCTCGACAGCAACCTGCGGATCATAAAGCCCGGAGCGTTCGTGCGCTGCGCCGTGACCGGCAAGCCCATTCCCCTCGACGAACTGAAGTACTGGAGCGTGGAGCTGCAGGAAGCTTATGCCTCGCCCGAGGTGGTGATGATGCGCATCACCGGGAAGACGCTTCCTGGGAAAGGCTGA
- the xseA gene encoding exodeoxyribonuclease VII large subunit, protein MFAAKAPSNAQEWSVSDLAGALKRTLEDAFGFVRLRGEVSGYRGPHSSGHAYFCLKDQNARIDAVIWKGSFAKLKIRPEEGMEVIAIGRITTFPGSSKYQIVVDSLEPAGIGALMALLEERRRKLTAEGLFTAERKRRLPFLPRVIGVVTSPTGAVIRDILHRLEDRFPRHVLVWPVRVQGETCAAEVAAAIRGFNALDPGGRIPRPDVLIVARGGGSIEDLWGFNEEIVVRAAAESEIPLVSAVGHETDTTLIDYAADVRAPTPTGAAEMVVPVRVELAASVNDLARRHTETMLRLVERRRSDLRATARALPTPEALFSPKRQRLDLAAARLYPALARNARGHEERLLKAARQLAHVSPVANVARMRAKLDAIGSRPYNAVCRLVTLRKETLKQLDRRLVVSRETLLRAERTRIAQSSELVRRVAERLAPALKGQITRKADRLNAVSKLFDSLNYKSVLQRGYALVRDAEGQPLRTADAVLDGQPLVLEFADGQVEATGGRIGSRPKPVKPKLVAKEEQGALF, encoded by the coding sequence ATGTTCGCAGCAAAAGCTCCCTCCAATGCCCAGGAATGGTCCGTTTCGGATCTCGCGGGCGCTCTCAAGCGCACCCTTGAGGATGCGTTCGGTTTTGTCCGCCTGCGGGGTGAAGTGTCGGGCTATCGCGGGCCCCATTCGTCGGGGCATGCCTATTTCTGCCTGAAGGATCAGAACGCCCGCATCGACGCGGTGATCTGGAAGGGCTCCTTCGCCAAGCTCAAGATCCGCCCTGAGGAGGGGATGGAGGTCATCGCCATCGGGCGCATCACCACCTTTCCGGGCTCTTCCAAATACCAGATCGTCGTCGACAGCCTGGAGCCCGCCGGCATCGGCGCGCTCATGGCGTTGCTGGAGGAGCGTCGCCGCAAGCTGACCGCCGAAGGCCTCTTCACGGCCGAGCGCAAGCGGCGCCTGCCGTTCCTGCCCCGGGTGATTGGCGTCGTGACCTCGCCCACGGGTGCCGTGATCCGGGACATCCTCCATCGGCTGGAGGATCGTTTCCCGCGCCATGTGCTGGTCTGGCCCGTGCGCGTGCAGGGCGAGACCTGCGCGGCGGAGGTGGCGGCCGCCATCCGCGGCTTCAATGCCCTGGATCCTGGCGGCAGGATTCCGCGTCCCGATGTGCTCATCGTCGCACGGGGCGGCGGCTCCATCGAGGACCTTTGGGGCTTCAACGAAGAGATCGTCGTGAGGGCCGCGGCCGAGAGCGAGATTCCGCTCGTCTCGGCGGTGGGGCACGAAACCGATACGACCCTCATCGACTACGCCGCGGACGTGCGGGCGCCGACCCCGACGGGCGCGGCGGAAATGGTCGTGCCGGTGCGCGTCGAGCTCGCGGCCAGCGTCAACGACCTCGCCCGCCGCCATACGGAGACGATGCTGCGCCTCGTCGAGCGCCGCCGTTCCGATCTTCGCGCGACGGCCCGCGCCCTGCCGACGCCCGAGGCCCTGTTCTCGCCGAAGCGCCAGCGGCTGGATCTCGCCGCGGCGAGGCTCTATCCGGCCCTCGCCCGCAATGCGCGCGGACACGAGGAGCGGCTGTTGAAAGCCGCGCGCCAGCTCGCGCATGTCTCTCCGGTGGCGAACGTGGCGCGCATGCGGGCCAAGCTCGATGCAATCGGCTCGCGCCCCTACAACGCGGTCTGCCGTTTGGTGACGTTGCGCAAGGAGACCCTCAAGCAGCTCGACCGCCGTCTGGTCGTCTCGCGGGAGACCCTGCTGCGCGCCGAGCGCACGCGCATCGCGCAATCCTCCGAACTCGTGCGGCGCGTGGCCGAACGCCTGGCGCCTGCGCTCAAAGGGCAGATTACGCGAAAGGCAGACCGGCTGAACGCGGTGTCGAAGCTCTTCGACAGCCTGAACTACAAATCCGTGCTCCAGCGCGGCTACGCGCTCGTGCGCGACGCGGAGGGGCAGCCCCTGCGCACGGCGGATGCGGTGCTCGACGGGCAGCCTCTCGTGCTCGAATTCGCCGACGGTCAGGTCGAGGCCACGGGCGGGCGCATCGGTTCCCGCCCGAAGCCGGTGAAGCCCAAGCTCGTCGCGAAGGAAGAGCAGGGCGCGTTGTTCTAG
- the purD gene encoding phosphoribosylamine--glycine ligase, with protein sequence MNILLIGSGGREHALARSLSASALCQRLFIAPGNPGTAKHGTNVTLDVTDHAAVIDFCRVMAIGFVVVGPEAPLVAGLVDDLTAAGIKTFGPSKAAAQLEGSKAFTKDLCAEFGIPTAAYRRFTDAQTAKTYIRSYGVPIVVKADGLAAGKGVVVATSFEEAEAAIDMMIGGGLGAAGAEVVIEAFLEGEEASFFALCDGTNAVPFGTAQDHKRVFDRDEGPNTGGMGAYSPAAVLTPELQARVMREIIGPTLEGMASRGAPYKGILYAGLMLTAEGPQLIEYNARLGDPETQVLLPRLTSDLAEAFLAACDGRLDTVSLHWSDKAALTVVMAAKGYPGAVEKGSEIRGIDKAEALDGVIVFHAGTKQDGDRILANGGRVLNVTALGETITQAQAKAYEAVSRIDWPEGFCRRDIGWRAVERERG encoded by the coding sequence ATGAACATCCTTCTCATCGGTTCGGGCGGCCGCGAGCACGCCCTGGCGCGCTCCCTGTCGGCCAGCGCCCTCTGCCAGCGCCTTTTCATCGCTCCCGGCAATCCGGGCACCGCGAAACACGGCACCAACGTCACCCTCGACGTGACCGACCACGCGGCAGTGATCGATTTCTGCCGGGTGATGGCCATCGGCTTCGTCGTGGTGGGGCCGGAAGCTCCCCTGGTGGCCGGGCTCGTGGACGACCTGACCGCCGCCGGCATCAAGACCTTCGGGCCCAGCAAGGCGGCCGCCCAGCTCGAGGGCTCGAAGGCCTTCACCAAGGATCTGTGCGCCGAGTTCGGCATCCCCACCGCGGCCTACCGGCGCTTCACGGACGCGCAGACCGCCAAGACCTATATCCGCAGCTACGGCGTTCCCATCGTGGTGAAGGCGGACGGCCTTGCCGCCGGCAAGGGCGTGGTGGTGGCGACCTCCTTCGAGGAGGCGGAGGCCGCCATCGACATGATGATCGGCGGGGGCCTCGGTGCGGCCGGGGCCGAGGTGGTGATCGAGGCCTTCCTCGAAGGCGAGGAAGCGAGCTTCTTCGCGCTGTGCGACGGCACCAACGCAGTTCCCTTCGGCACGGCGCAGGATCACAAGCGCGTGTTCGACCGCGATGAGGGACCGAATACGGGCGGCATGGGCGCCTATTCGCCCGCGGCGGTTCTCACGCCCGAGCTGCAGGCGCGCGTCATGCGCGAGATCATCGGACCCACGCTCGAAGGCATGGCCTCGCGCGGAGCGCCCTACAAGGGCATTCTCTATGCGGGCCTTATGCTTACTGCCGAGGGGCCGCAGCTCATCGAGTACAATGCGCGCCTCGGCGATCCCGAGACCCAGGTGCTGCTGCCGCGCCTCACATCCGATCTCGCGGAGGCGTTTCTCGCCGCCTGCGACGGCAGGCTCGACACCGTGTCCCTTCACTGGTCGGACAAGGCTGCGCTCACGGTCGTCATGGCGGCGAAAGGCTATCCCGGCGCCGTCGAGAAGGGCTCCGAGATCCGGGGCATCGACAAGGCCGAAGCGCTCGACGGCGTCATCGTCTTCCACGCCGGCACGAAGCAGGACGGCGACCGGATCCTCGCCAATGGCGGGCGCGTGCTGAACGTCACCGCGCTCGGCGAAACGATCACGCAGGCGCAGGCGAAGGCCTACGAAGCCGTCTCCAGGATCGACTGGCCGGAGGGCTTCTGCCGCCGCGATATCGGCTGGCGCGCGGTGGAGCGCGAGCGGGGCTGA
- a CDS encoding alpha/beta fold hydrolase: MSDDLFPGFESHWIDTEIGRIFARSKGDGPPLVLLHGFPQTHAMWHHLAPTLAETHRVVCMDLRGYGWSKAPRGDERHETYSKRAMGEDVIRVMGALGHVRFSVIGHDRGARVGYRLALDHPGRVERLALLDILPTYHMWEQMRSGAMPEAHWGYLSQAYPKPEEDIARDPIPYFEGLMKAWSAAGDLSAFDPRALESYRQSCNDPTRIHAFCEDYRAGATRDLEADEADLAAGRTIQCPTCLIWSDYEFVSGPVGDEKQPLEVWRQSFAPKAHGTGVTSGHFVAEENPSATLEALQDFLG; encoded by the coding sequence ATGAGCGACGATCTCTTCCCCGGTTTCGAGAGTCACTGGATCGATACGGAGATCGGACGGATCTTCGCGCGCTCGAAGGGCGATGGCCCGCCGCTGGTGCTGCTGCACGGATTTCCGCAGACGCACGCCATGTGGCACCACCTGGCGCCGACCCTCGCCGAGACGCACAGGGTCGTGTGCATGGATCTGCGCGGCTATGGCTGGTCGAAGGCGCCGAGGGGCGACGAGAGGCACGAGACCTATTCCAAGCGCGCCATGGGAGAGGACGTCATCCGCGTCATGGGAGCCTTGGGCCACGTGCGTTTTTCCGTCATCGGCCACGATCGCGGCGCGCGCGTGGGTTATCGCCTGGCGCTCGACCATCCCGGCCGCGTGGAACGCCTCGCCCTTCTCGACATCCTGCCGACCTATCACATGTGGGAGCAGATGCGCTCAGGGGCCATGCCCGAGGCGCATTGGGGCTATCTCTCGCAAGCCTATCCGAAGCCGGAAGAGGACATCGCCCGCGATCCCATCCCCTATTTCGAGGGTCTGATGAAGGCCTGGTCCGCGGCGGGCGACCTCAGCGCCTTCGATCCCCGCGCCCTCGAATCCTACCGGCAGAGCTGCAACGACCCGACCCGCATCCATGCCTTCTGCGAGGATTACAGGGCCGGCGCCACGCGCGATCTCGAAGCCGACGAGGCGGATCTCGCGGCGGGCCGGACGATCCAGTGTCCGACCTGCCTGATCTGGAGCGATTACGAGTTCGTCAGCGGCCCCGTCGGGGATGAGAAGCAGCCGCTGGAGGTCTGGCGCCAGAGCTTCGCCCCCAAGGCGCACGGCACCGGCGTCACCTCGGGCCACTTCGTGGCGGAGGAGAACCCGAGCGCGACCCTGGAGGCGCTGCAGGATTTTCTGGGATAG
- a CDS encoding GH25 family lysozyme: MRKFIRFILCLAVVMAMAAGLGAVYVILYEPSRTVHPMRGIDVSHHQKEIDWRKVARDDVAFAFIKASEGGDYRDTRFAANWREAQAAGLKVGAYHFFTFCRPGRDQARNFLDALGQDKGSLPAALDLEFGGNCATKPEPSAIRAEIDSFLAAVEEQTGRPAILYVTPEFWDAYKDILPRRPLWVRSLFRRPDDEQWSVWQYHNAGSVDGIVGQVDLNVIRDMAVLTR, translated from the coding sequence ATGCGAAAGTTCATCCGCTTCATCCTTTGCTTGGCCGTGGTGATGGCTATGGCCGCAGGGCTCGGCGCGGTTTACGTCATTCTCTACGAGCCCAGCCGCACGGTCCATCCGATGCGTGGCATCGATGTGTCCCACCATCAAAAGGAAATCGATTGGCGGAAGGTGGCACGCGATGACGTCGCCTTCGCGTTCATCAAGGCCTCGGAAGGCGGCGATTACCGCGACACGCGATTTGCCGCGAACTGGAGAGAAGCTCAGGCAGCCGGTCTGAAAGTCGGTGCTTATCACTTCTTCACCTTCTGCCGCCCCGGCCGCGATCAAGCCAGGAACTTCCTTGACGCGCTCGGGCAGGACAAAGGTTCGCTCCCGGCAGCTCTCGACCTTGAGTTTGGCGGGAATTGCGCCACGAAGCCGGAGCCCTCCGCAATCCGAGCCGAGATCGACAGCTTTCTTGCGGCGGTCGAGGAGCAGACCGGCAGGCCCGCCATTCTCTATGTCACGCCCGAATTCTGGGACGCCTACAAGGACATCCTGCCCCGAAGGCCGCTCTGGGTCCGCTCGCTTTTCAGGCGCCCCGATGACGAGCAATGGAGCGTCTGGCAATATCACAATGCAGGCAGCGTCGACGGCATCGTTGGGCAGGTCGATCTGAATGTCATTCGCGACATGGCAGTGCTCACCCGCTAA
- a CDS encoding nucleoside deaminase, with protein sequence MDNDDRNPSDPARGDPMSAAFEEARAAAARGEVPVGAAIVKDGRVVASAGNRPRELRDPSAHAEMLAIRRACEALDDERLSGCDLYVTLEPCTMCAGAISFARIRRVYYAAPDPKGGAVDHGVRFFDQPTCHHAPEVYGGIRESEAAALLKAFFEERR encoded by the coding sequence ATGGATAACGACGATCGCAATCCATCCGATCCGGCGAGGGGGGATCCGATGAGCGCGGCCTTCGAGGAGGCCCGCGCCGCCGCCGCGCGCGGGGAGGTGCCCGTCGGGGCCGCTATCGTCAAGGACGGCCGCGTCGTCGCCTCGGCGGGCAACCGCCCCCGGGAGCTGCGGGATCCGTCCGCCCATGCGGAGATGCTCGCCATCCGCCGCGCCTGCGAGGCGCTGGACGACGAGCGGCTCTCCGGCTGCGATCTCTACGTGACGCTCGAACCCTGCACCATGTGCGCGGGCGCGATCTCCTTCGCGCGCATCCGGCGGGTCTATTACGCCGCGCCCGATCCGAAGGGCGGCGCGGTGGACCACGGCGTCCGCTTCTTCGACCAGCCGACCTGCCACCACGCGCCGGAGGTCTATGGCGGCATTCGCGAAAGCGAGGCGGCGGCCCTGCTCAAGGCGTTCTTCGAGGAGAGGCGATAG
- a CDS encoding pseudouridine synthase, which produces MTDSNDDNRKGRSSGRSDRGRTTGDRPFRKPREGGERPFRARGEDERPRKPRAAGDKPFRSRDNDERPRRPRPEGDKPFRSRDNDERPRRPRPEGDKPFRARREDGDRPFRGRGGEDRPRRFDRSAEERPHRRREEQRPEVSSEAAQEPAEDRIAKVIARAGIASRRDAEAMIAEGRVTLNGQVLESPAVNVTAADMITVDGEPLPTKERTRLWLYHKPRGLVTTARDPEGRATVFDNLPEDLPRVVAVGRLDINTEGLLLLTNDGGLARVIAHPDTGWLRRYKVRAHGEITQADLDGLRDGITIDGIEYGPVEARLDRMQGDNVWITMGLREGKNREIKRILEHLGMQVNRLIRMSFGPFQLGDLEQGLVEEVKTKVLKDQLGDALAAEAGVDFESPVREPIAPFGSPAKERKFREDRDERPARFGRGGDDRPRRGPPRGDDERPFRARGGDRFEREEEEPKKRPSRLDVKKSVWRAGETEEDAPRKRVPRRGADPREARVASAERQRERVGAIASPEGRKVVVERMVRQPQEEEAPAARGGRGASRGEERPRRRDDRDAAPSRFKREGGAGRPRRDDDERPRRAGGERPFRSREGGEDRPRKPYGERPFRARDEGGDDRPRRGPPRGDGPSRGGPRGGGGFKGGPRGASKGGFKKGPGGGSKGGPRGRR; this is translated from the coding sequence ATGACCGACAGCAACGACGATAATCGCAAGGGCCGTTCCTCGGGACGCTCCGACCGTGGCCGCACCACCGGTGACCGGCCCTTCCGCAAACCCCGCGAAGGCGGCGAGCGCCCCTTCCGCGCACGGGGCGAGGACGAGCGTCCCCGCAAGCCCCGCGCCGCGGGCGACAAGCCTTTCCGCAGCCGCGACAATGACGAGCGCCCGCGCCGCCCCCGGCCGGAAGGCGACAAGCCCTTCCGCAGCCGCGACAACGACGAGCGCCCGCGCCGCCCCCGGCCGGAAGGCGACAAGCCCTTCCGAGCCCGCCGCGAGGATGGTGACCGCCCCTTCCGGGGCCGTGGCGGCGAGGATCGCCCGCGCCGCTTCGACCGTTCCGCCGAGGAGCGCCCCCACCGCAGGCGTGAGGAGCAGCGCCCGGAGGTTTCGAGCGAGGCCGCACAGGAGCCAGCCGAGGACCGCATCGCCAAGGTGATCGCCCGTGCGGGCATCGCCTCCCGGCGCGACGCGGAGGCGATGATCGCGGAAGGCCGCGTCACCCTCAACGGCCAGGTTCTGGAGAGCCCCGCCGTCAACGTGACGGCCGCCGACATGATCACCGTGGACGGGGAGCCCCTGCCCACCAAGGAGCGCACGCGCCTGTGGCTCTACCACAAGCCGCGCGGCCTCGTGACCACGGCGCGCGACCCGGAAGGGCGAGCCACCGTGTTCGACAACCTGCCCGAGGACCTGCCCCGCGTGGTGGCGGTGGGCCGGCTCGACATCAACACCGAAGGCCTGCTGCTGCTCACCAATGACGGCGGCCTCGCCCGCGTGATCGCCCATCCCGATACCGGCTGGCTGCGCCGCTACAAGGTGCGCGCCCACGGCGAGATCACGCAGGCCGATCTCGACGGGCTTCGCGACGGCATCACCATCGACGGCATTGAATACGGTCCCGTCGAGGCGCGCCTCGACCGCATGCAGGGCGACAACGTGTGGATCACGATGGGCCTGCGCGAAGGCAAGAACCGCGAGATCAAGCGCATCCTCGAACATCTCGGCATGCAGGTGAACCGCCTGATCCGCATGTCCTTCGGCCCGTTCCAGCTCGGCGATCTCGAGCAGGGCCTGGTCGAGGAAGTGAAGACGAAGGTGCTCAAGGATCAACTCGGCGACGCTCTCGCGGCCGAGGCGGGCGTCGATTTCGAAAGCCCGGTGCGCGAGCCCATCGCGCCCTTCGGCTCCCCGGCGAAGGAGCGCAAGTTCCGCGAGGATCGCGACGAGCGCCCCGCCCGCTTCGGTCGCGGCGGCGATGACCGCCCGCGCCGTGGTCCCCCGCGCGGCGACGACGAGAGGCCTTTCCGCGCACGCGGGGGCGACCGCTTCGAGCGCGAAGAGGAAGAGCCCAAGAAGCGTCCCTCGCGCCTCGACGTGAAGAAGAGCGTCTGGCGCGCGGGCGAGACCGAGGAGGATGCGCCGCGCAAGCGCGTGCCGCGACGCGGCGCCGACCCGCGCGAGGCGCGCGTCGCCAGCGCGGAGCGCCAGCGCGAGCGCGTCGGCGCCATCGCCTCGCCGGAAGGCCGCAAGGTCGTGGTGGAGCGCATGGTCCGCCAGCCGCAGGAGGAAGAGGCTCCGGCAGCCCGCGGAGGCCGCGGCGCCTCCCGTGGCGAGGAGCGTCCCCGTCGCCGCGACGACCGCGACGCGGCGCCGTCCCGCTTCAAGCGCGAGGGAGGCGCAGGCCGTCCCCGTCGCGATGACGACGAGCGTCCGCGCCGTGCGGGGGGCGAGCGCCCGTTCCGCTCCCGCGAGGGCGGCGAGGATCGTCCGCGCAAGCCCTATGGAGAGCGCCCCTTCCGGGCCCGCGACGAAGGCGGCGACGACCGCCCGCGCCGTGGTCCCCCGCGTGGCGACGGCCCCTCGCGGGGCGGACCGCGCGGCGGCGGAGGCTTCAAAGGCGGCCCTCGCGGAGCCTCCAAGGGCGGCTTCAAGAAAGGCCCCGGCGGCGGATCCAAGGGCGGCCCGCGCGGCCGTCGCTGA
- the rsmD gene encoding 16S rRNA (guanine(966)-N(2))-methyltransferase RsmD, which produces MRIVGGRWRGRSLKGPSSDAIRPTSDRLRETLFNILQHGYDDPVEGARVLDLFAGTGAMGLEALSRGAAFALFVDDGAQARGLIRENVEALGAGGATRLFRRDATRMGEAAPNAPFSVVFCDPPYGKDLAPKALRACAEGGWLTPGALVVVEEAQGVEVSLPDGFEEIERRDYGETKVLFGRFSG; this is translated from the coding sequence ATGAGAATCGTGGGCGGGCGCTGGCGCGGCCGCTCGCTCAAGGGGCCGAGCTCGGACGCCATCCGCCCGACTTCGGACCGCCTGCGCGAGACGCTCTTCAACATCCTTCAGCACGGCTACGACGACCCGGTGGAAGGCGCGCGCGTGCTCGACCTGTTCGCGGGCACCGGCGCCATGGGGCTCGAGGCCCTCTCGCGCGGTGCAGCCTTCGCGCTCTTCGTCGACGACGGCGCGCAGGCGCGGGGCCTCATCCGCGAGAACGTGGAAGCTTTAGGCGCCGGCGGCGCGACGCGCCTCTTCCGACGCGACGCGACACGCATGGGCGAGGCCGCGCCCAATGCTCCCTTCTCGGTCGTCTTCTGCGATCCGCCCTATGGCAAGGACCTTGCGCCCAAAGCCCTGCGCGCCTGCGCCGAAGGCGGCTGGCTGACGCCCGGCGCGCTCGTCGTGGTGGAGGAAGCGCAAGGCGTCGAGGTCAGCCTGCCGGACGGCTTCGAGGAGATCGAGCGGCGGGATTACGGAGAGACCAAGGTGCTGTTCGGGCGGTTCAGCGGGTAA
- a CDS encoding zinc-dependent alcohol dehydrogenase family protein, which translates to MKAVLFEQFGQPPRVQTVPDPAPSAEGVVIKVEATGLCRSDWHGWMGHDPDVVLPHVPGHELAGTVLATGKQVTRWKKGDRVTVPFVGGCGHCFECNSGNHQVCEHQFQPGFTAWGSFAEYVAVDYADTNLVALPESLDFETAASLGCRFVTSFRAIVDQGRVGPGDWVAVHGCGGVGLSAIMIAAAMGANVIAIDLTQEKLDFARQMGAVATINAREVADVVEAVREITKGGAHVSIDALGHPATCFNSIANLRRRGRHVQIGLMLGDHARPQIPMDRVIGWELEILGSHGMQAFRYQAMMSMIETGKLLPHKLVGKRISLEDAPAALMNMDRFEGLGISVITQF; encoded by the coding sequence ATGAAAGCCGTTCTCTTCGAGCAATTCGGCCAGCCGCCCCGCGTTCAGACCGTGCCCGATCCGGCGCCGTCGGCCGAAGGCGTGGTGATCAAGGTGGAGGCGACGGGATTGTGCCGGAGCGACTGGCACGGCTGGATGGGGCACGATCCCGACGTGGTGCTGCCCCATGTGCCGGGCCATGAACTGGCGGGCACCGTCCTCGCCACCGGGAAGCAGGTGACCCGATGGAAGAAGGGCGACCGCGTCACGGTGCCGTTCGTCGGCGGATGCGGCCATTGCTTCGAGTGCAATTCCGGCAACCATCAGGTCTGCGAGCACCAATTCCAGCCGGGCTTCACGGCTTGGGGATCCTTCGCCGAATACGTGGCGGTCGATTACGCGGACACGAACCTCGTGGCGCTCCCTGAGAGCCTCGATTTCGAAACCGCCGCGAGCCTCGGCTGCCGCTTCGTGACCTCGTTCCGGGCCATCGTCGACCAGGGGCGCGTCGGACCGGGAGACTGGGTTGCCGTGCATGGCTGCGGCGGCGTCGGGCTGTCGGCGATCATGATCGCGGCCGCCATGGGGGCGAATGTCATCGCCATCGACCTCACGCAGGAGAAGCTCGACTTCGCAAGGCAGATGGGCGCGGTCGCGACCATCAACGCCCGCGAGGTCGCCGATGTGGTCGAGGCGGTGCGGGAGATCACGAAGGGCGGCGCGCATGTCTCCATCGACGCGCTCGGCCATCCGGCCACGTGCTTCAATTCCATCGCGAACCTGCGCCGCCGCGGGCGCCATGTGCAGATCGGCCTCATGCTGGGCGATCACGCCCGGCCGCAGATCCCGATGGATCGCGTGATCGGCTGGGAGCTGGAAATCCTCGGCAGCCACGGCATGCAGGCCTTCCGCTATCAGGCCATGATGAGCATGATCGAGACGGGCAAGCTCCTGCCGCACAAGCTCGTCGGCAAGAGGATCAGCCTGGAGGACGCCCCTGCCGCCCTCATGAACATGGACCGATTCGAGGGCCTCGGCATCAGCGTCATCACGCAGTTCTAA